One window from the genome of Nicotiana tomentosiformis chromosome 5, ASM39032v3, whole genome shotgun sequence encodes:
- the LOC104106635 gene encoding uncharacterized protein, whose product MRVDDRLMTIKLVIGGFTLNTISAYAPQVGLDEEVKRRFWEDLDEMVRGIPHNEKLFIGGDFNDHIGAASGGYDDVYGGFGFGDRNGGGTSLLDFARAFDLVIANSSLPKKREHLVTFRSSVAETQLDYLLCRKYDRGLCTDCKVIPSENLSTLHRLLVMNLEITRKRRKRAVYSQHRIKRGALTEAKAQELGVKLVIMGAWRSGGDASAIWTVTAQCIREVAREVSGVSKGYSDGHKGDWWWNGEVQGNVETKKAAYLKLVESVDEEEKRVNREHYKLAKKELSVILGKSSSESTILYGMGLSFVERIKDIY is encoded by the coding sequence ATGAGGGTTGATGACAGGCTGATGACTATTAAGCTAGTTATCGGAGGTTTTACTTTGAACACAATCAGTGCGTACGCACCCCAAGTAGGCTTGGATGAGGAAGTCAAGAGGCGTTTCTgggaggatttggatgagatggtgcGTGGTATCCCGCATAACGAGAAGCTTTTCATAGGAGGAGATTTCAACGACCACATTGGAGCGGCGTCTGGGGGGTATGATGATGTGTATGGTGGCTTTGGTTTTGGAGATAGAAACGGAGGAGGAACGTCTCTGTTGGACTTTGCtagagcatttgatttggtgatagcaaactcgagtCTCCCAAAGAAGAGggagcacttggtcaccttcCGGAGTTCGGTGGCCGAGACTCAGCTTGATTATTTACTCTGCAGGAAGTACGATAGAGGTCTTTGTAcggattgcaaggtcatcccAAGTGAGAACCTCTCGACCCTTCATAGGCTCCTAGTCATGAACCTTGAGATCACaaggaagaggaggaagagggcGGTGTATAGCCAACATAGGATAAAGCGGGGAGCCTTGACGGAAGCTAAAGCGCAGGAGTTAGGGGTCAAGCTGGTGATTATGGGGGCATGGAGGAGTGGTGGGGACGCAAGCGCTATATGGACCGTGACTGCGCAATGCATTAGGGAAGTTGCGAGAGAGGTATCaggggtctcaaagggttactctgatggtcacaaaggagactggtggtggaatggagaggtgcaaGGAAATGTGGAAACCAAGAAAGCAGCGTATCTGAAGCTAGTTGAAAGTgtagacgaggaggagaagagggtgaatagggagcattataagttggctaagaaagag